The following proteins are encoded in a genomic region of Palaemon carinicauda isolate YSFRI2023 chromosome 19, ASM3689809v2, whole genome shotgun sequence:
- the LOC137658799 gene encoding acid phosphatase type 7-like: MGSCTAKLLAFVFALSCGCWRQAHAEQPDYQPQQVHIAIGDTNDEMVISWVTKDFTPSSIVEYGTDTLDAMVESYPKNFTNLGFELRVMFMHKVTIRNLLPDTRYFYHCGSEYGWSDLFTFKTWKSGTDWPLRIAMFGDMGSENAQSLPRLQSEVQMGMYDAIIHVGDFAYDMQNDNGRVGDEFMRQIQPIASLLPYMTVPGNHEMDIDFRNYKHRFHMPRHNNSWSLYYSWNMGPVHFIGINTELYYLFLYFFGTVQKQHEWLVNDLKEATKPENRAERPWIILYGHRPMYCSTVCHDDCYNVNCRTRVGYDLFNLPGIEDLLYEYGVDLAVWAHEHSYERLWPIYNYTVVNASMEEPYTNPPVPVHFTTGSAGCKERIDEFAYPQPDWSAVRVADYGYTRMTVHNKTHLYWEQVSDEKNGDIQDSVWLVKDKHVSYADLWEDWSQLIPSKLQLNE; this comes from the exons ACACGAACGACGAGATGGTGATCAGCTGGGTCACTAAGGACTTCACGCCTTCCTCTATCGTGGAATATGGAACGGACACGCTCGACGCCATGGTTGAGAGTTACCCGAAGAACTTCACGAACCTCGGGTTCGAGCTCCGGGTGATGTTTATGCATAAAGTGACCATCAGGAATCTGCTGCCTGATACGAGATATT TCTATCACTGCGGCAGCGAATACGGCTGGTCAGACCTCTTTACCTTCAAGACTTGGAAATCCGGCACAGACTGGCCCTTGAGGATAGCCATGTTTGGTGACATGGGGTCAGAGAATGCACAGTCACTCCCGAG ATTGCAGAGCGAGGTCCAAATGGGAATGTATGACGCAATCATTCATGTGGGAGACTTTGCCTATGACATGCAAAAC GACAACGGCAGAGTTGGGGACGAATTCATGAGGCAGATCCAGCCGATAGCCAGTCTCCTTCCTTACATGACTGTTCCAGGGAACCATGAAATGGACAT AGATTTCAGAAACTACAAGCACAGGTTCCACATGCCCCGACATAACAACTCATGGAGTCTGTACTACAGTTGGAACATGGGCCCAGTCCATTTCATTGGCATCAACACAGAACTCTACTACCTGTTTCTATACTTCTTTGGAACCGTTCAGAAACAGCATGAATGGCTTGTAAATGATCTGAAG GAAGCAACAAAACCAGAAAACAGAGCTGAAAGGCCTTGGATCATCTTGTATGGCCACCGTCCAATGTATTGTTCTACAGTCTGCCATGATGACTGCTATAATGTCAACTGCCGAACAAGAGTGGGATACGATCTCTTCAACCT GCCTGGTATAGAAGACCTCCTGTATGAGTATGGTGTAGACTTAGCAGTTTGGGCCCACGAGCACTCCTACGAGAGACTTTGGCCAATATACAACTACACCGTTGTGAATGCATCTATGGAAGAACCCTATACAAATCCTCC GGTGCCAGTCCACTTCACAACCGGATCCGCTGGATGCAAGGAGAGAATCGATGAGTTCGCGTATCCGCAACCGGATTGGTCGGCCGTGCGAGTGGCCGATTACGGATACACCCGGATGACCGTTCATAACAAGACGCATCTCTACTGGGAGCAGGTTTCGGACGAGaag AATGGAGACATCCAGGACAGCGTGTGGCTCGTGAAAGACAAGCACGTCTCTTACGCTGATCTATGGGAGGACTGGAGTCAGTTGATTCCTTCAAAACTTCAATTGAATGAATAG